One genomic segment of Vibrio penaeicida includes these proteins:
- a CDS encoding PKD domain-containing protein: MKSFTLRPLFVSTVLATMTLSAAHAATTTWPGQEVGVLTYNLTADKLIKTGPIRLGQMDLNISDAELDQIRASAPDQATADKLVEIAILKRKVWRAPYSFVIPNERPHWAMAMAHAAQLFKNVTGIDDPYHSANLYAAKTLQESAVGADYDAKTFTYPTPPTYKDQDPNHSNYGIWSTLHNGRTKHDGFFQLEGHMYSAYGEMMRMFPNRFYKGIKPDSVYKAVEPYEMTSPIYNAVFKPEQGKNSFVPSAIGASYYNIFAYYILARSSDNFGEFVVESKDPLALTKLISVGYNRGLSPNSMALNPLKPDVRAHCASLTVIDECFDPENQGGFGTSYLYQVPYKAVELKDVAENNGPGYPGYYTSQIDWATVSSYLDALGPLYTPEEITSAKASAKTAFDAVAKQGSIDFANQFGGVLDAILLSLPVDTPWTQLCKADGGAYDAFNRDGTFKGVEHSYRCKPETVSKPLILGTRVGDRAPVARAGDDQIISHEKTVTLDGSKSFDPDGDSITYSWKQVSGAPVTLTAQGSQASFSAPSVTATSVHNFQLTVTGNGKTGTDEVVVTLRPNQAPVIAYKPVKDIFIGDTVTIDASKTIDPDGDTVSYRWAGLPDGSVVNTTTPTISFKVPAATTYTIELTATDSLNNTAVAAIPVVVELVDAGSTWDPNKIYQKGDIVRHRNKEFTAQWHTQNEEPGVAEVWLQSYGSEVTEWDPKRIYGKGDRVLYNGATWEAKWYANFENVPGIDGAWNKV, translated from the coding sequence ATGAAAAGCTTCACCTTGCGCCCTTTATTCGTTTCCACAGTGTTGGCAACGATGACACTCTCCGCTGCTCATGCCGCGACCACAACTTGGCCGGGTCAAGAAGTGGGTGTATTAACCTATAACCTGACGGCCGACAAGCTGATTAAAACCGGTCCGATTCGCTTAGGGCAGATGGATTTAAATATCTCCGATGCAGAGCTTGATCAAATTCGAGCCAGCGCCCCCGATCAAGCTACAGCAGACAAGCTTGTCGAAATTGCGATCCTGAAGCGAAAGGTATGGCGAGCACCTTATTCTTTCGTCATCCCAAATGAGCGACCACATTGGGCAATGGCCATGGCGCACGCTGCACAGCTTTTCAAAAACGTGACAGGGATTGATGACCCTTACCACAGCGCAAATCTATATGCAGCCAAAACGCTGCAAGAAAGTGCAGTTGGCGCCGACTATGACGCCAAAACCTTTACTTATCCGACGCCTCCCACCTATAAAGACCAAGATCCAAATCACTCCAATTATGGTATCTGGAGTACGCTACATAACGGCAGAACCAAACACGATGGTTTCTTCCAATTAGAAGGACATATGTATTCTGCTTACGGCGAAATGATGAGGATGTTCCCTAATCGTTTCTACAAAGGCATCAAACCAGATTCGGTTTACAAAGCAGTCGAACCTTATGAGATGACCTCGCCTATCTATAATGCGGTGTTTAAACCTGAACAAGGAAAAAACAGTTTTGTTCCAAGCGCCATCGGTGCATCGTACTACAACATTTTTGCTTACTACATTTTGGCGCGATCTTCAGATAACTTCGGCGAATTTGTCGTTGAATCAAAAGATCCACTGGCATTAACTAAGCTGATTTCTGTCGGTTACAACCGAGGACTGAGCCCTAACAGCATGGCGTTGAATCCTTTAAAACCAGATGTAAGAGCGCACTGCGCGTCTTTGACTGTCATTGACGAATGCTTCGACCCAGAAAACCAAGGTGGTTTCGGAACCAGTTACCTCTATCAAGTGCCGTACAAAGCAGTAGAACTTAAAGACGTCGCCGAAAATAACGGTCCTGGCTACCCAGGTTACTACACCAGTCAAATTGACTGGGCAACGGTAAGCAGCTATTTGGATGCGCTTGGACCACTCTACACACCTGAAGAAATTACCTCGGCTAAAGCTTCTGCAAAAACAGCATTTGATGCGGTTGCGAAACAAGGAAGCATAGATTTTGCGAACCAATTTGGCGGTGTTCTTGATGCTATTTTGTTGTCACTTCCAGTGGACACGCCTTGGACACAGTTATGTAAAGCTGATGGCGGCGCGTATGACGCATTCAACCGTGATGGCACCTTTAAAGGTGTTGAGCACAGCTACCGATGCAAGCCAGAGACTGTGAGCAAGCCACTTATTTTAGGTACTCGCGTTGGCGACAGAGCACCAGTTGCGAGAGCCGGTGATGACCAGATCATTAGCCACGAAAAAACCGTTACACTTGATGGCTCTAAATCTTTTGACCCAGACGGCGACTCCATCACTTATTCATGGAAACAAGTTAGCGGCGCACCAGTAACTTTAACAGCACAAGGTTCTCAAGCATCGTTCTCTGCCCCTTCCGTCACGGCGACAAGCGTGCACAACTTCCAACTTACGGTCACAGGTAATGGAAAAACAGGCACCGACGAAGTGGTAGTAACATTACGACCTAACCAAGCACCAGTTATTGCTTACAAACCCGTGAAAGATATCTTTATCGGCGATACGGTCACAATTGATGCAAGTAAAACCATTGATCCTGATGGAGACACTGTCAGCTACCGCTGGGCTGGGTTACCTGATGGTTCCGTGGTAAACACAACCACACCAACAATCAGCTTCAAAGTGCCAGCTGCTACTACCTACACAATTGAATTAACTGCCACCGATTCGCTAAATAATACAGCGGTAGCGGCGATTCCTGTTGTCGTTGAACTGGTAGACGCAGGCTCCACATGGGATCCAAACAAGATTTACCAAAAAGGGGATATCGTTCGTCACCGCAATAAAGAATTTACCGCGCAGTGGCATACTCAAAACGAAGAACCAGGGGTTGCGGAAGTGTGGTTGCAATCTTACGGGTCTGAAGTGACTGAGTGGGATCCAAAACGCATCTATGGCAAAGGTGATCGAGTGCTATACAACGGCGCAACTTGGGAAGCGAAATGGTATGCCAATTTTGAGAATGTTCCCGGTATCGATGGCGCTTGGAACAAAGTATAA
- a CDS encoding purple acid phosphatase family protein, giving the protein MKNPWLTTCLLSGVGICTSAIANQEFRVHPYLQNPTDSGMTIMWLSNKKSPGEVTLQQHGKNIVFTSTPREAKELRYFPTEIEKYGKELASSSAPYIHSVTLSGLNAGTEYNYAVTQNGQTYNATFTTAPSKDGNVRFVVYSDSETEPESTGRTRRWSEPFGDFNRQYIVDQTIGYQQNMNVISSRQPNFNAIAGDLVESGNEQRDWDEFWRHNSGELGNVASRVPILPAIGNHENYPGPDGGKNEYVEDLSAQAIARYQTYFDVPDNGSKRSVFKDRYYRVDYGPITYITIDTSDGKADKSSQDTNWRLTGINAPDFNPGSEQYQWLEKQLADAQKTAQFTFVQFHHVPYSVGPHGFPTGDQGFEKGQDNQSGVPVRVLTPLFKKYGVDAVFAGHDEMYEHSVVEGIHFYDVGIGGDGLRGPYFGKDGKYDVPLDNPHQVFLAHLDAPEKWEGKKLVSGGKHYGHLEVNVQKSEKGTWSAEIAPVYVFPMMDKSGFIQSWERRVYDDVVTLTN; this is encoded by the coding sequence ATGAAAAATCCATGGCTAACAACCTGTCTATTAAGTGGTGTTGGTATTTGTACATCTGCAATTGCTAACCAAGAATTTCGCGTTCACCCATATTTACAAAATCCGACGGATAGCGGCATGACCATCATGTGGTTATCAAACAAAAAATCACCTGGTGAAGTGACACTACAGCAACATGGTAAGAATATAGTGTTCACTTCAACACCAAGAGAAGCCAAAGAGTTACGTTATTTTCCGACAGAAATAGAGAAATATGGAAAAGAGTTAGCCAGTTCCAGCGCACCTTACATTCATAGTGTCACCCTATCTGGCTTGAATGCTGGAACAGAATACAATTACGCAGTTACACAAAACGGACAAACCTATAATGCCACTTTTACCACAGCACCGAGTAAAGATGGGAACGTTCGGTTTGTCGTGTATTCCGATTCAGAAACAGAGCCTGAATCGACAGGTCGAACCCGTCGCTGGTCTGAACCATTTGGCGACTTTAACCGACAGTATATAGTTGACCAGACAATAGGCTACCAACAGAACATGAACGTGATTTCATCAAGACAGCCAAATTTTAACGCCATTGCAGGGGATTTGGTTGAGTCAGGGAATGAACAACGTGATTGGGATGAATTTTGGCGACACAATTCCGGCGAGCTAGGTAATGTGGCTTCGCGTGTTCCCATCTTGCCAGCAATAGGTAACCACGAAAACTACCCAGGCCCTGATGGCGGCAAAAATGAGTACGTAGAAGATCTCTCTGCCCAAGCTATTGCTCGCTACCAAACCTATTTTGATGTACCAGACAACGGTAGCAAACGCTCTGTGTTTAAAGACAGATATTACCGAGTGGACTATGGTCCCATCACATACATCACTATAGACACGTCCGACGGCAAAGCCGACAAATCGAGCCAAGATACCAACTGGCGTTTGACAGGGATAAACGCCCCAGATTTCAACCCAGGTTCAGAACAGTATCAATGGTTAGAAAAACAACTGGCAGACGCCCAAAAAACAGCCCAATTCACTTTTGTACAGTTTCATCATGTACCTTATTCCGTCGGTCCACATGGATTTCCGACTGGCGACCAAGGTTTTGAAAAAGGCCAGGATAACCAGTCTGGCGTGCCTGTAAGAGTCCTCACTCCGTTGTTCAAAAAATACGGTGTCGATGCCGTATTTGCAGGGCACGATGAGATGTACGAGCACTCCGTCGTAGAAGGTATTCATTTTTACGATGTTGGTATTGGCGGCGACGGGCTTCGCGGCCCCTATTTCGGTAAAGATGGTAAATACGATGTCCCGCTAGATAACCCTCACCAAGTTTTTCTCGCTCACCTTGACGCTCCGGAGAAATGGGAAGGCAAAAAGCTGGTTAGTGGTGGTAAGCACTACGGTCATTTAGAAGTGAATGTTCAGAAAAGCGAGAAAGGAACATGGTCGGCGGAAATTGCCCCTGTCTACGTATTCCCAATGATGGACAAATCCGGATTTATCCAAAGCTGGGAAAGAAGAGTGTACGACGATGTTGTTACTTTAACCAACTGA